TTCTGTTTGGCGGCACAAAAAGAAAAGAACATAATGGCACTCTTTCAGCTGAATATCCTTTTTGCATACATTACAACGGAAACCACTACCATCACCACGGAACCATACAACAGATACAACCCCCAGGGCTGCCAGTTCACCGAATAACAGATTATGGTGGCCGCCATGAAGGTGACCGCCCACTTCCCCGGCCAGTTGGATACCGGCACCATCTTCCTCTTTTTCATCATGAACAACGCACCCGCCACAATCATCAAGTCCCTAATCACTATCAGAACGGCCGCCCACAGCGGAAAGCCCCGCCACAGCCACAGCGCCATGGTCAGGGTGTTGACGCAGATCTTGTCGGCCAGCGGGTCCAGTATCTTTCCGGAATCCGTGACCTGCCCCAGCCGGCGGGCAAAGAACCCGTCAAAATAATCGGTGGCCACCGCCAGCAGCATCAGGCCCAGGGCCCATTCATTCCGCCCGGCCTTCAGGCAGAGCACCATGAACGGCAGCAGGCCGATCCGCAGCAGGGAGAGGAGATTGGGAAGGTTCATGTTGGTTGATTGGATATTTACTTTACTAAACACATAATCGGTTTTAATTGTATTTTCGGCTCCGCCTGACCGCACCCTCTCCTAACGCATTAGGAGAGGGTGCGGTCAGGTCCCGGCCTACCTGCCCGGGATCTGCGCCATTTCCTCCTTGGTGTACCCTTCCGGGACATTGAACAGGTCGGCGCTGACATCCTTCACCGTCATCTCGGTCACATCCATCCTGGTGACGGTGGTCTGGACCTTGCCCTTCTCGTCGGTGGTGTTCTGAGTGACGGCCGATTTCAGGATGAAACCCAGCGACTGGTAGGCCGCAGCCTGGCTCTTCAGCATCGCATCCAGCTCCTTGATCCCCAGCTTAAAGGACTTGAACCTGTAGGACGCGGCCATTTCCGTCAGCGGCAGGGCCGAGGTGCCCCACATCTCCCGGGTCTCGTCAATGTGCGACTTGGACTTGATGAACAGCATCTTGATCTCCATGTCGTAGGCGCTTTCCACCGACAAATGCTTGCAGTCGTAATCCAGGACCTTCTCCGCGGCCAGGCTGTTGACCTTGACCTGGGCGTTGCTGACGGTTATCTGCATCACCTGGCTTAGCGCCCCGGCCAGGGCCAGCACCGAGTCCAGGGACATCTCAAGGTAGGTCTTCTTCTTGGGGTCTACTATCTGCACTTTGCCGCTCTGGCCCAGGTATATCCAGTACATCCCTTTTTTGCTGAGATCGCCCTGGTCCTTGGGGACCTCTATGAAATCCTCCCGCACGTTGCCGCCCTGGGCATAGCCGTTGATCAGGGTCACCTTCTCCTTGCCCTTGACGGTGCTGGTTATCTTGGATTTCCACTCCATCCCGGCCAGGGCCTGCCCGGCCCAAATGATCATTGCGGCCGCAGCCAGCAGTAAGGTTCTTTTCATGGCGTCTTCCTTTTTTATTTGTTATTGTTTGTTTTTTACAGCGCCCCGTTCAACTTCGGGACCTTTCCCCTGATTACCCGTTAAGTTTAAATCCCAACCGGGGCAATGTCAAGCATAAATATTGATCTGGGATTCAGTTTTACATTGACAAACATTAAATCTTTTGTTATTCTTAAAGAAATATATCCGCCGGTGTGGTGAAACTGGTAGACGCAGTGGACTCAAAATCCACCGGTAGCAATACCATGGGGGTTCGATTCCCTCCACCGGCACCATTATGCCTCCCTGCTTGACAATAGGCCGCCGTAGGCGGGCACTACACCATAATCCCTGCCGGGCAATAGTCCGCCGAAGCTTTAGCGTAGGCGGACACCATCTGATCGCTACCCGCCTTACTATAGACAAAAGTAAATCCTCTGAAAATAAAAACCAGAACCATTCTCTATGACCAACGGCAATCCTCAACTTCCCCAGATGGACCAGCTCCTGGAGGAACTGGTCCTACGCGAAGCCTCCGACCTGCATCTGCGGGTGGGCGAGGCCCCCATTTACCGGATCGGCGGCAAGCTGGTGCGCAGCGAGTTCCCGGTGATGGCGGAAGAGGATACCAAGAGCCTGCTTTATTCCATCATGTCCGAGGAGCAGCAGCGCCGCTACGAGAAGGATCTGGAGCTGGATTTCGCCTTTGGACTGGCCGGGGTGGCCCGGTTCCGCATCAACATCTTCAGGCAGCGGGGCTATGTGGGGGCCATCATGCGGGTGATCCCGCTTAAGATCCGGACCCTGGAGGAGTGGAAGCTGCCCCTGATCCTGAAGGAACTGGCCCTGCTTCCCCGGGGATTGATCCTGATAACCGGCCCCACCGGTTCCGGCAAATCCACCACTCTGGCGGCCATGGTGGAGCACATCAACAACAACCGCCGCAGCCACCTGATCACCCTGGAAGACCCGATAGAATTCCTGTACAAGGACCACCTGGCCATCATCGAACAGCGGGAGGTGGGCTCCGACACCCCCAGTTTCGCCTCCGGCCTGCGCCATGTGATGCGCCAGAACCCCGACGTGATCCTGGTGGGCGAGATGCGCAACTACGAGACCATGTCCCTGGCCATCGCCGCGGCCGAGACCGGGCACCTGGTGCTGGCCACCCTCCATACCACCGACGCCGCCCAGACCGTGGACCGGATCATCAACACCTATCCCCCGGAATCCCAGGCCCAGGCCCGGGTCCAGCTGGCCACCGTGCTTCAGGCCGTGGTCTCCCAGGCCCTGCTGCCGGCGGTGGGCAGTCGCAAGCTGGTGGGGGCTTTCGAGATCATGCTGGGCACCCCGGCCGTCCGCAGCGTCATCCG
The DNA window shown above is from bacterium and carries:
- a CDS encoding CDP-alcohol phosphatidyltransferase family protein produces the protein MNLPNLLSLLRIGLLPFMVLCLKAGRNEWALGLMLLAVATDYFDGFFARRLGQVTDSGKILDPLADKICVNTLTMALWLWRGFPLWAAVLIVIRDLMIVAGALFMMKKRKMVPVSNWPGKWAVTFMAATIICYSVNWQPWGLYLLYGSVVMVVVSVVMYAKRIFS
- a CDS encoding type IV pilus twitching motility protein PilT, with protein sequence MTNGNPQLPQMDQLLEELVLREASDLHLRVGEAPIYRIGGKLVRSEFPVMAEEDTKSLLYSIMSEEQQRRYEKDLELDFAFGLAGVARFRINIFRQRGYVGAIMRVIPLKIRTLEEWKLPLILKELALLPRGLILITGPTGSGKSTTLAAMVEHINNNRRSHLITLEDPIEFLYKDHLAIIEQREVGSDTPSFASGLRHVMRQNPDVILVGEMRNYETMSLAIAAAETGHLVLATLHTTDAAQTVDRIINTYPPESQAQARVQLATVLQAVVSQALLPAVGSRKLVGAFEIMLGTPAVRSVIRDGKTPQIYSLIQTGSKFGMQSLDSALKELVQKNLVTLEDALAKSSNPAELELSISR
- a CDS encoding DUF4412 domain-containing protein codes for the protein MKRTLLLAAAAMIIWAGQALAGMEWKSKITSTVKGKEKVTLINGYAQGGNVREDFIEVPKDQGDLSKKGMYWIYLGQSGKVQIVDPKKKTYLEMSLDSVLALAGALSQVMQITVSNAQVKVNSLAAEKVLDYDCKHLSVESAYDMEIKMLFIKSKSHIDETREMWGTSALPLTEMAASYRFKSFKLGIKELDAMLKSQAAAYQSLGFILKSAVTQNTTDEKGKVQTTVTRMDVTEMTVKDVSADLFNVPEGYTKEEMAQIPGR